The genomic DNA CGCCGAGCGGGAACTGGCCAGGGTCCTCGGGCCATGGCGCGAGAAGTACCCGATGGTGGAGGTCCACGAGCTCGTGGCGAACGACCATGCGGCGCACCTGATCCAGGGCGCGACGGCGGACGCCGGCCTGCTGGTCGTCGGCCGCCGCAACCGCCCGGCCAGGGTCGGCGCGCACACCGGACGGGTCGACCACGCGGTGATGCACCACGTCCGCTGCCCGGTCGCGATCGTCCCGCACGAATGACCCGGCCGTCCCGGTCCGGCCGCCTCCGGCCGGACCGGGACCTTGCGCTGCCCTCACCCGCGTTCCCGTGCCCCCCTCGGCCCCCTGAGCAGGGACGTTCGGCCCCTGAGGAGTCGGCCCGGCACTGGGATACGACTGAAGAGGAGACCGTCCGGAGGGAGTACGACATGTTCCAGGTACGCATCCACGGCCGCGGCGGTCAGGGAGCCGTCACGGCCGCGGAGTTGTTGTCGGTGGCCGCGTTTCTGGAGGGCCGCCACGCGCAGGCCTTTCCGAGCTTCGGTTCGGAGCGGACGGGAGCGCCGGTGATGGCGTTCTGCCGCATCGACGACCGGCCCATCCGGGTGCGCGAGCCCGTCATGCGTCCGGACGCGCTGGTGATCCAGGACGCGACGCTGCTGCACCAGGTGAACGTCTTCGAGGGGTTGTGCCCCGGAGGCAGTGTGCTGATCAACTCACCGCTTCCCGTGGGGGACTTGGGCATCTCGGACGTCATCACGCCCGGCCGTGCCCTGACCGTCCCCGCCACGGCGCTCGCCCTGCGCCACTTCGGGCGGCCGGTGCCGAACGCCGTCCTGCTGGGCGGGCTGGCCGCACTCACCGGGTGCGTGTCGATCGACTCGCTCGTCGCCGCAGTCCAGGAACGCTTCCCCGGCGAGCTGGGAGCCGCGAACGCGGCCGCCGCCCGGGAGGCCTACGACCACGTCAGCACCGTCCAGTGGGAGGAGCAAGCCCATGCTCAAGCAGACTGAGGGCTCTCGCGCGGTCGCCGAGACCGTCGCGTACTGCCGGCCCGAGGTGATCGCGGCCTACCCGATCTCGCCGCAGACGCACATCGTCGAGGAGCTCAGCCGCCTGGTGAAGTCCGGTGCGCTGAAGCCCTGCGAGTACGTCAACGTCGAGTCGGAGTTCGCCGCGATGTCGATGTGCATCGGGGCCTCGGCGGCCGGAGCCCGTGCCTACACGGCGACCGCCAGCCAGGGCCTGCTGTACATGGTGGAGGCGCTCTACAACGCCTCCGGGCTCGGCCTGCCCATCGTGATGACGGTCGCCAACCGGGCGATCGGCGCGCCGATCAACATCTGGAACGACCACAGCGACAGCATGTCTCAGCGCGACTCCGGCTGGATCCAGCTGTACGCGCGCGACAACCAGGAGGCCGCCGACCTGCACCCGCAGGCGTTCAAGCTGGCCGAGGAGCTGTCGCTGCCGGTGATGGTGTGCATGGACGGCTTCGTCCTCACGCACGCCTGGGAGCGCATCGAGGTGCCGGAGCAGGCACAGGTCGACGCGTTCCTGCCGCCGTACGAGCCGCGTCAGGTCCTGGACCCGAACGAGCCCGTGTCGATCGGCGCGATGGTCGGTCCGGAGGCCTTCACCGAGGTGCGCTATCTGGCGCACGCCAAGCAGATGCAGGCCCTGGACGCGATACCGCGGATCGCCGGGGAGTTCCGGCAGGTCTTCGGCCGTGACTCCGGCGGGCTGCTCCATCCCTACCGCTGCGAGTTCGCCGACACGATCGTCGTGGCGCTGGGCTCGGTATTCGGCACCGTGTGCGACGTCGTGGACGAGATGCGGGACCGCGGGGTACGGATCGGGGCGCTGGCGATCACGTCGTTCCGTCCGTTCCCGCTGGACGCGGTACGGACCGTGCTCGGCGGGGCCCGCCAAGTGGTCGTGCTGGAGCGGGCGTTGGCGGTCGGCGTCGGCGGGATCGTGTCGGCGAACGTACGGACCGCGCTGTCCGGGATCCACCTCGACGGTCACACCGTGATCGCGGGGCTGGGCGGACGCCCGATCACCAAGGAGTCGCTGCACCGGCTGTTCGACGACGCGGTCGCCGGCCGCCTGGAGCAGCTGACGTTCCTGGACCTCAACACCGAGCTGGTGGAGCGGGAGTTGGCGCGGATGGCACAGACCAGGCGGTCGGGCCCGTCCGCGGAGAACATCCTGCGCGATGTGGGGAGCAACCGATGAGCGCCGCACCACAGGTCAGGTTCTACCAAGTGGGCAGCTTCGCCGCCGGAAACCGGCTGCTGGGGCCCGAGTTGCAGTCCGACCAGGCCGATCCGGCCCGCGCCAACGCGCTGACCTGCGGCCACCGCGCCTGCCAGGGCTGCGGCGAGGCGCTCGGCGCCCGCTACATCCTGGACGCGGCCCAACGGGCGGCCGGCGGCAAGGTCATCGCGGTCAACGCGACGGGCTGCCTGGAGGTCTTCTCCACGCCCTACCCCGAGACGTCGTGGCAACTGCCCTGGCTGCACTCGCTGTTCGGCAACGCACCCGCGGTCGCCGCGGGCGTGGCCGCCGCGCTGCGCGCCAAGGGCCGTACCGACATCCGGGTGGTTGGGCAGGGCGGCGACGGCGGCACGGTCGACATCGGGCTCGGCTGCCTGTCGGGCATGTTCGAGCGCAACGACGACATCCTGTACGTCTGTTACGACAACGAGGCCTACATGAACACCGGCGTGCAGCGCTCGGGGGCCACTCCCCCGGCCGCGCGCACGGCCACCACCCAGGCGGTCGGCGAGGAGCCGGGCGCCCCCTTCGGGCAGGGCAAGAACCTGCCGTTGATCGCGATGGCGCACGAGATCCCGTACGTGGCCACCGCGACCGTGGCCGGGCTGCGCGACCTGGAGGCCAAGGTGCACCGGGCGATGGGCATACGCGGCGCCCGCTATCTGCATGTGCTGGTGCCCTGCCCGCTGGGCTGGGGCACGGCGTCCCACGACACGGTGCGCATCGCGCGGCTGGCCGAACAGACGGGCCTGTTCCCGGTGTTCGAGGCCGTGGACGGCGAGGTCACCGACGTCACGCCGATCCGGCGGCGGGTCCCCGTCGAGGAGTACCTGCGCCCGCAGAAGCGGTACGCACACCTGTTCAAGCCCGAGGTGCGTGCGGACGTCATCGCCCACCTCCAGCGGACCGCCGACCGCAACATCGCCCGCTTCGGGCTGCTCGCCGAGGAGGCAGTGCCGTGAAGGACAAACCGTTCGCGATCACCCTGGACGTGGGATCCAGCCTGGCCAACCACACCGGTACCTGGCGGACCGAACGTCCCCAGTACGTCGACCGGCTGCCGCCGTGCAACCAGGCGTGCCCGGCCGGCGAGAACATCCAGCAGTGGCTGTTCCACGCGGAGAGCGGCGACTACGAGTCCGCCTGGCGGCAGTTGATGCGCGACAACCCGCTGCCCGCCGTCATGGGCCGGGTCTGCTACCACCCCTGTGAGACGGCCTGCAACCGCGTCCAGGTCGACAACGCCGTCGGTATCAACTCGATCGAACGCTTCCTCGGCGACGAGGCTATCAAGCACGGCTGGACGGTCGACCCCCCGTCGGTGGCGTCCGGCAAGCGCGTCCTGGTCGTCGGCTCGGGCCCCGCCGGACTGTCGGCCGCGTACCATCTGCGGCTCCTCGGCCACGAGGTGACCATCCGTGAGGCGCAGGAGCAGCCCGGCGGGATGATGCGCTACGGCATCCCGCGCTACCGGCTGCCGCGCGAGGTGCTCGACGCGGAGATCGGCCGGATCGTCGCGCTGGGTGTCACGCTGGAACTGGACACCCGGGTCTACGACGTGCTCGCCGCACAGCACGACGAGGGCTTCGACGCGGTGTTCCTGGCCGTGGGCGCGGGCATCGGCAGGCGCACCTACATCCCCGCCGGTGACAGCGCGAAGATCCTCGACGCGGTGGCGCTCCTCGGCAGCATGGAGGGCGAGGGCCCGCCCCTGCTGGGCCGGCGGGTCGCGGTGTACGGCGGCGGCAACACCGCCATGGACGCCGCACGCACCGCCCGCCGACTGGGCGCGACGGACGCCGTGGTGGTCTACCGGCGCACCCGGGACCGGATGCCGGCGCACGACGTCGAGGTCGAGGAGGCCCTGGAGGAGGGCGTGCGGATGAAGTGGCTCTCCACCATCAAGCACGCCGACGAGGGACACCTCACCATCGAGC from Streptomyces sp. NBC_01478 includes the following:
- a CDS encoding 2-oxoacid:acceptor oxidoreductase family protein; its protein translation is MFQVRIHGRGGQGAVTAAELLSVAAFLEGRHAQAFPSFGSERTGAPVMAFCRIDDRPIRVREPVMRPDALVIQDATLLHQVNVFEGLCPGGSVLINSPLPVGDLGISDVITPGRALTVPATALALRHFGRPVPNAVLLGGLAALTGCVSIDSLVAAVQERFPGELGAANAAAAREAYDHVSTVQWEEQAHAQAD
- the porA gene encoding pyruvate ferredoxin oxidoreductase, with translation MLKQTEGSRAVAETVAYCRPEVIAAYPISPQTHIVEELSRLVKSGALKPCEYVNVESEFAAMSMCIGASAAGARAYTATASQGLLYMVEALYNASGLGLPIVMTVANRAIGAPINIWNDHSDSMSQRDSGWIQLYARDNQEAADLHPQAFKLAEELSLPVMVCMDGFVLTHAWERIEVPEQAQVDAFLPPYEPRQVLDPNEPVSIGAMVGPEAFTEVRYLAHAKQMQALDAIPRIAGEFRQVFGRDSGGLLHPYRCEFADTIVVALGSVFGTVCDVVDEMRDRGVRIGALAITSFRPFPLDAVRTVLGGARQVVVLERALAVGVGGIVSANVRTALSGIHLDGHTVIAGLGGRPITKESLHRLFDDAVAGRLEQLTFLDLNTELVERELARMAQTRRSGPSAENILRDVGSNR
- a CDS encoding thiamine pyrophosphate-dependent enzyme; translation: MSAAPQVRFYQVGSFAAGNRLLGPELQSDQADPARANALTCGHRACQGCGEALGARYILDAAQRAAGGKVIAVNATGCLEVFSTPYPETSWQLPWLHSLFGNAPAVAAGVAAALRAKGRTDIRVVGQGGDGGTVDIGLGCLSGMFERNDDILYVCYDNEAYMNTGVQRSGATPPAARTATTQAVGEEPGAPFGQGKNLPLIAMAHEIPYVATATVAGLRDLEAKVHRAMGIRGARYLHVLVPCPLGWGTASHDTVRIARLAEQTGLFPVFEAVDGEVTDVTPIRRRVPVEEYLRPQKRYAHLFKPEVRADVIAHLQRTADRNIARFGLLAEEAVP
- a CDS encoding NAD(P)-binding protein, producing MKDKPFAITLDVGSSLANHTGTWRTERPQYVDRLPPCNQACPAGENIQQWLFHAESGDYESAWRQLMRDNPLPAVMGRVCYHPCETACNRVQVDNAVGINSIERFLGDEAIKHGWTVDPPSVASGKRVLVVGSGPAGLSAAYHLRLLGHEVTIREAQEQPGGMMRYGIPRYRLPREVLDAEIGRIVALGVTLELDTRVYDVLAAQHDEGFDAVFLAVGAGIGRRTYIPAGDSAKILDAVALLGSMEGEGPPLLGRRVAVYGGGNTAMDAARTARRLGATDAVVVYRRTRDRMPAHDVEVEEALEEGVRMKWLSTIKHADEGHLTIERMALDETGFPQPTGEFEELQADTVVLALGQDSDLSLLQAVPDLSVDHGMVQVAGGLMTGHRGIFAGGDMVPADRTVTVAVGHGKKAARHIDAYLRGSSYEPGAKHAPADFENLNTWYYADAPASVRPRLELARRVSTFDEVVHGLDESTALFEARRCMSCGNCFECDNCYGVCPDNAITKLGPGKGFAIDLDYCKGCGLCMAECPSGAIEMVPEE